Proteins from a single region of Aquirhabdus parva:
- a CDS encoding serine/threonine transporter gives MSSLQTDSFSSVIDTTAAWRKTDTMWMLGLYGTAIGAGVLFLPINAGIGGLIPLLIMAMLAFPMTFYAHRSLCRFVLSGKNPGEDITEVVEEHFGSGVGRLITLLYFFAIYPILLVYSVAITNTVESFITHQLHLVAPPRIVLSFILIVGLMTIIRFGEPFIVKAMSILVYPFVLVLMLLALYLIPSWSSAAFEQASMTGGSGMAKGLWMTLWLAIPVMVFSFNHSPIISAFAVAKRREYGAHAEEKCSRILARSHLLMVFTVMFFVFSCVLSLTPANLMEAKQQNISILSYLANHFNTPVIAYIASIIAFIAITKSFLGHYLGAREGLNGMMIKHLRRRGKEVHLPHLNRITAVFMLVTAWIVATLNPSILGMIESLGGPIIACLLFLMPMYAIHKVPAMRSYSGQVSNIFVVLIGLISISAILYKLV, from the coding sequence ATGAGTTCTTTACAGACTGACTCGTTTTCTTCGGTGATTGACACCACTGCGGCATGGCGAAAGACCGATACCATGTGGATGCTCGGGCTCTATGGAACCGCGATAGGTGCGGGTGTCCTTTTTTTGCCGATAAACGCCGGAATTGGCGGATTGATTCCACTCTTGATCATGGCCATGCTGGCATTTCCAATGACATTCTATGCGCATCGGAGCTTGTGTCGTTTTGTGCTTTCTGGGAAAAATCCAGGTGAAGACATTACCGAAGTGGTTGAAGAGCATTTCGGTTCTGGCGTAGGGCGGTTGATCACTTTGTTGTATTTCTTTGCGATTTATCCGATATTGCTGGTTTATAGCGTTGCGATAACCAACACCGTAGAGAGCTTTATCACCCATCAGTTGCATCTGGTCGCACCACCGCGCATTGTTCTGTCGTTCATTTTGATTGTCGGGCTAATGACCATTATTCGCTTTGGCGAGCCGTTTATTGTTAAAGCCATGAGCATCCTGGTTTATCCATTTGTGCTTGTCTTGATGCTCCTTGCACTCTATCTCATCCCCAGTTGGAGTAGCGCCGCATTTGAGCAAGCCTCAATGACAGGTGGTTCGGGTATGGCTAAGGGCCTTTGGATGACGTTGTGGCTTGCGATTCCAGTGATGGTCTTTTCATTTAACCACTCTCCCATTATTTCCGCGTTTGCGGTTGCTAAGCGGAGGGAATACGGTGCTCATGCTGAGGAAAAGTGTTCACGGATTCTAGCGCGGAGTCATCTGTTGATGGTCTTTACCGTGATGTTCTTTGTCTTTAGCTGTGTTTTAAGTTTAACGCCCGCCAACTTAATGGAAGCTAAGCAGCAGAATATTTCAATTCTGTCTTATCTTGCGAATCATTTTAATACGCCAGTCATTGCTTATATCGCCTCGATCATTGCTTTTATCGCCATTACTAAGTCTTTCTTGGGCCATTATCTGGGTGCGCGTGAGGGGCTGAATGGCATGATGATTAAGCATCTGCGTCGGCGAGGAAAGGAAGTTCATTTACCTCATCTCAATCGCATTACGGCAGTTTTTATGTTGGTCACGGCATGGATTGTTGCGACGCTTAATCCCAGTATTTTGGGAATGATTGAGAGTTTAGGCGGACCAATAATCGCGTGTTTGCTGTTTTTGATGCCGATGTATGCGATTCATAAAGTACCGGCGATGCGCAGTTATAGTGGTCAGGTCAGCAATATTTTTGTTGTGCTGATCGGATTGATTTCGATCTCAGCAATTTTATACAAACTGGTTTAA